TGAATTTAAGCCATATTTTGTAGAGTTCAAATTATTAACCATTGACTTAGGAGATACTTGTTTGATTGTCGTTACTCGGGCCGAATGGGTTTATAGTGAAGACAAAAGCTAGGCCCATAACACGATTCAGACCCAATAGCAACTAACAAAACGAAGCCCGCAGAGTCTGAGACTGAAAACTTCGGATGCGACCGTTCTTGAATGACAAATGGGAAAGAAAAGGTTCTCTTACATAAAAACAATACTTAGAATGTCACATGAAACATCGAATCTAACAGACAGAAGTGAAAGAAagtcttttgtttcaaaatctgAACTAGAACAAGGCGGGGATAAACACATCACCCATGATAAGCATCATCCTCAAAGACGACTAATGACTGCTTCCACTTCCTCTGGAGTGTAGAGATGGTACGCTGGAGCTACCTTGGCAATGTCCACATTGTTCGGAGTCACCTACACACACAAGACCAATTAGATTGGATTCTAAAACTAGGTTTTGGATTTCAAAGTTTGTACCTTCTCTTCCATGACTTGCTTCAGGATAGACACAGCGATCGTCTCAGCTTCACTGAGTGACAGATCCTGTTAAGGAAACTAAAGGTTATAACAGCAGAGGAGCAACTGATGCAATCATACTGAGGTATTATTGTATAGAAGCTAAACTTACTTTGTTGAATTGCTCTTGAAGAGAACTATCAGCTCCTTCTGACCCTGAACCAATTGCTTTTGCGTTGCACTGCCAGAATGTTCCAGACGGGTCCGTGTAGTACCTGTAATAAGACCGAACCGTTTAACAATGTGATCAGCAAGCAGCTTTCCCACAAGTGAATCATTTCTGTAGAAGAAGGGTTTAGTGAATAAGTGCTTACAAGCTCGGTCCGTTTTCATCATGGCCAGCAATGAGAAGAGATACTCCAAATGGCCGGGACTGTAATAAATGTAATCAGTGATTTGAATCATAAAGAGGAGATGTGACAGCAACTAAAGATTCCAATTTGAGTATCAGGTAATATTACCATTgattcttcatctccttcaccAAACCGTAAAGCCAGATCACACAGCGCCTGTGTTGTGGACTCCACGGTCATTGGCTCACCATACGAGAATCTGTGGTTCTGTACAACAGCAACCAAGTAGTCAATAACATAAAAGGTCTTTTAACG
This Brassica napus cultivar Da-Ae chromosome C6, Da-Ae, whole genome shotgun sequence DNA region includes the following protein-coding sequences:
- the LOC106367639 gene encoding proteasome subunit alpha type-5-A translates to MFLTRTEYDRGVNTFSPEGRLFQVEYAIEAIKLGSTAIGVKTKEGVVLAVEKRITSPLLEPSSVEKIMEIDDHIGCAMSGLIADARTLVEHARVETQNHRFSYGEPMTVESTTQALCDLALRFGEGDEESMSRPFGVSLLIAGHDENGPSLYYTDPSGTFWQCNAKAIGSGSEGADSSLQEQFNKDLSLSEAETIAVSILKQVMEEKVTPNNVDIAKVAPAYHLYTPEEVEAVISRL